In the Candidatus Baltobacteraceae bacterium genome, GCGATATCGACCTGTATATCAACAGCCCCGGCGGGAGCGTGAGCGCGGCGCTGGCGATGTTCGACGCGATGCAGCTCGTCAAGCCGGAAATCGCGACCATCTGCGCCGGATTCGTCGCGTCCGCCGCCTCGGTGCTGCTCACCGGCGGCGCGCCGGGCAAACGCATGGCGCTCCCGTACAGCAAAGTGCTCATCCACCAGCCGTCGATCGGGCAGATCGGCGGCCAGGCCACGGAGATCGAAATCACCGCGCGCGAACTGATCGCGACGCGTCACATCATCGCCGACATCTACGAACGAACCACGCACCAAACGCGCGAGCGAATCATGCACGATATCGAGCGAGACTACTATATGACGGCCGCCGAGGCATTGGAATATGGCATCGTCGATCGCATTCTGGACGGCGACGCACGCCACGCGTGAACTCGCCGCAGGCTATCGCAATTGCGATCGCTCGGTCGGCTCCAGTCGCAGCACGCTGGCCGGTGCGTTAAGCCAAGCGTTCAGCTCCGGGAGAACGTCGTTCCACTCGGCGGAGCGCGCCAGCGAGTCGACGTGCCGGTCGTGCTGCGCGGCGTCCTCGAAGATCGCAAACCAGACGAACGTATTTTCGCCCGATCGGACGGGTAAATCCGGATACGAATTCTCAGCGGTTTCGGTTTCAAAATACGCGATCGGGCGCGCGCCAAAACGCGTCATCGGCGGCGCGACGCGCTCCTCGAAGAAGCGTACGAACGCCGGACCCGCCGGCTCGCGCAGATCGTAGATCGTCGCGGTTACGAGCGAACGCGGACGCTCGGTCGCGCCCGCCGGAGCCCGCGGCGATTGCGGCACGGCAAATTCCGATGCCGTTGACGGCCGAAGGAGCAACACGTTGTCCGAATCGATCATCGTGGCATTGGCGGCATCGCGATGGGCCTTCCACACCGGCCCTTTGTAGAACGCGCCCAGGGCCAGCCTGCGTGCCTCCATGTCCGGGAAACCGCGTAGCCAGACGAACATGTCGGGGCGATCTCGATCGCGGAACTGACCCACCAGCCGAATGCCGGCCTCCTCTTGGCTTTCCACGAACTCGCGCTCGAATAAGTCGATGAGCGCGTCGCGTTTACCGGGATGCAGCGTGTACCGGCGCAGTTCGAAAACGGAACTCATAGTCAGGATGTTAGCGATTACCGTTAGCTGGAGTCCACAAACCGAGCATGGCGCCGGTCGGATCGGCGATAACGCTGAACGACCCGTATCCCGGAATCTCCGTCACATCTTTGACGACGGTGGCGCCGAGCGACGCCGCCTTCTTCGTCGCGTCGGCAACGTTCGCGACGGCGACGTAGGCGAGCCATGCAGACGGAGCGCCGGGCACCGGATTGCGCATCATTCCGCCGCCGGTACCTTCACCCACATCGATCGTGGTGTACGACTCCGGACCCATCGGGACGTCCTCGAGCTTCCAGTCGAACAGCGCTCCGTAAAAGGCTTTCGCCTTTGCGAGATCGCTGGTGCTCAGTTCCACGTGCACGAAGGAATTTGCCATAACGTTCTCCCGTTGACGCCCCGTATCAGGACGAAACCATACTTGAACGGGCCCTGTCAAGGCTGCGCGGAAACGTTACGAGGCGACGTACCGGTACTGCCCCGGCTGCCATCTGCAAACGCTCTTGTCGCGCATTGCGAACGACTCGCAGCCGTCTACGTCTGCGTTGAAATCGACGTTGAGCGATTTGGTTGCTTCCCAATCGACCGCCGGTTCTTGCCGCGCCGCCGCGCGCGCCTTCGTGTAGGCGAACTGCGGGTTCTTCGTGAGCGCGTTGAGCGCTTGCGCGAGGCGCTGGGCGTCAGTCACGCGGCACTACGTGCGGCGCGGTTCTCCCGCACGATAGCGATAGACGATGCGTCCCTTCGTCAGATCGTACGGCGAGAGTTCGAGATCGACGCGATCCCCGGGAAGAATTTTGATGCGATGGCGGCGCAGACGCCCGGCGATATGCGCGAGAATCGTGTGACCGTTCTCAAGCTCGACCGAAAACGTCGTGCTGGGGAAGATCTGTTTGATCGTGCCGAAGACTTCGAGCGGCGCTTCTTTCGTCGGCTCGGCGGCGGGCCGCGGCGTGCTGGGGCGCGGTGATTTTTTTCGGCTATTCCGAGCGGCTATGATGGCCTCACTTTCAAAACGTGCATACCGGTAGAACTCAGACTACGACAAGGAAGTTGTGTTTGCAAAGAAACCGAACGGACGTTCGACCGGGCGGAGTAGCGGGCCTCCCGCCGGCTGCAAAACGAACGGACCGGCTAACCGCCGGTCCGTTCGCCGCTCGCTCGCTGCGGGTCCTATTTGGGATACGTCATCTCTTTGGGGACGACGAAGGCGTCGAATTCTTCGGAGGTCACGTAGCCCAAGCCGACCGCGGTCTCTTTGAGCGTCGCCTTATTGTGATGCGCCTTTTTGGCGATCTCCGCGGCCTTGTCGTACCCGATCTTCGGGGAAAGGGCGGTGACCGTCATGAGGGATTCACTCAAGTACTTCGCAATGATATCTTCGTTGGCTTGCAGCCCAACGACGGCGTGCTCGCGGAACATCGTG is a window encoding:
- a CDS encoding ATP-dependent Clp protease proteolytic subunit, with translation MSHLVPIVVEQTARGERSYDIFSRLLQDRIVFVTGTIEDNLANLVIAQLLFLERQDPDRDIDLYINSPGGSVSAALAMFDAMQLVKPEIATICAGFVASAASVLLTGGAPGKRMALPYSKVLIHQPSIGQIGGQATEIEITARELIATRHIIADIYERTTHQTRERIMHDIERDYYMTAAEALEYGIVDRILDGDARHA
- a CDS encoding NIPSNAP family protein, whose amino-acid sequence is MSSVFELRRYTLHPGKRDALIDLFEREFVESQEEAGIRLVGQFRDRDRPDMFVWLRGFPDMEARRLALGAFYKGPVWKAHRDAANATMIDSDNVLLLRPSTASEFAVPQSPRAPAGATERPRSLVTATIYDLREPAGPAFVRFFEERVAPPMTRFGARPIAYFETETAENSYPDLPVRSGENTFVWFAIFEDAAQHDRHVDSLARSAEWNDVLPELNAWLNAPASVLRLEPTERSQLR
- a CDS encoding VOC family protein, which gives rise to MANSFVHVELSTSDLAKAKAFYGALFDWKLEDVPMGPESYTTIDVGEGTGGGMMRNPVPGAPSAWLAYVAVANVADATKKAASLGATVVKDVTEIPGYGSFSVIADPTGAMLGLWTPANGNR
- the infA gene encoding translation initiation factor IF-1, producing MKQIFPSTTFSVELENGHTILAHIAGRLRRHRIKILPGDRVDLELSPYDLTKGRIVYRYRAGEPRRT